In Citrus sinensis cultivar Valencia sweet orange chromosome 2, DVS_A1.0, whole genome shotgun sequence, a single genomic region encodes these proteins:
- the LOC102617338 gene encoding fructose-bisphosphate aldolase 3, chloroplastic, giving the protein MACASFAKLNAASSQWIGQQSFTQRTGSSSSTRFATRRVSVPIRAGAYTEELVKTAKTIASPGRGILAIDESNATCGKRLASIGLDNTETNRQAYRQLLLTTPGLGDYISGAILFEETLYQSTTDGKKFVDCLREEKIVPGIKVDKGLVPLPGSNNESWCQGLDGLASRSTEYYKQGARFAKWRTVVSIPCGPSALAVKEASWGLARYAAISQDNGLVPIVEPEILLDGDHPIERTLEVAEKVWSEVFFYLAENNVVLEGILLKPSMVTPGAEHKEKASPETIAKYTLTMLKRRVPPAVPGIMFLSGGQSEVEATLNLNAMNQAPNPWHVSFSYARALQNTVLKTWQGRPENTEAAQKSLLVRAKANSLAQLGKYSAEGESEEAKKGMFVRGYTY; this is encoded by the exons ATGGCCTGTGCAAGTTTTGCGAAGCTAAATGCTGCGTCGTCTCAGTGGATCGGTCAACAGTCCTTCACTCAACGCACCGGATCTTCTTCTTCGACTCGATTCGCGACTCGCCGCGTCTCCGTACCGATCCGAGCTGGTGCTTACACTGAGGAACTCGTCAAAACCGCT AAAACAATTGCATCACCTGGTCGCGGTATTCTAGCAATTGATGAATCAAATGCAACCTGTGGGAAGAGGTTGGCATCGATTGGATTGGACAATACAGAGACCAATAGACAGGCTTACAGGCAACTTTTGCTGACCACTCCAGGCCTTGGTGATTATATTTCTGGTGCCATTCTTTTCGAGGAGACACTGTACCAATCAACTACAGATGGAAAAAAGTTTGTGGACTGCTTGCGTGAGGAAAAGATCGTGCCTGGCATTAAAGTTGACAAG GGTTTGGTTCCTCTACCAGGATCAAACAATGAATCGTGGTGCCAAGGCTTGGATGGATTGGCATCAAGATCCACTGAATACTACAAGCAAGGTGCTCGATTTGCTAAGTG GAGGACAGTTGTTAGCATTCCATGTGGTCCTTCTGCTCTGGCTGTGAAGGAAGCTTCATGGGGCCTTGCACGATATGCTGCTATTTCTCAG GATAATGGTCTTGTGCCTATAGTGGAACCCGAGATCCTTCTTGATGGGGACCACCCAATTGAGAGGACCCTTGAAGTGGCAGAAAAGGTCTGGTCAGAAGTCTTTTTCTACTTGGCAGAAAACAATGTCGTTCTTGAGGGAATTCTACTTAAACCCAGCATGGTCACGCCAGGTGCTGAACACAAGGAGAAGGCCTCTCCAGAGACCATTGCTAAATATACACTTACAATGCTCAAGAGGAGAGTACCCCCTGCAGTCCCAGGAATCATG TTTTTGTCTGGAGGACAATCAGAAGTGGAAGCAACATTGAACTTGAATGCGATGAACCAAGCCCCCAACCCCTGGCACGTGTCCTTTTCTTATGCCCGGGCGCTTCAGAACACTGTTCTTAAGACATGGCAAGGTCGTCCTGAGAATACTGAAGCTGCACAAAAGTCACTATTGGTGCGTGCAAAGGCAAATTCCTTGGCGCAGCTTGGGAAGTATTCCGCAGAAGGTGAAAGCGAGGAAGCCAAGAAAGGAATGTTTGTCAGGGGCTACACTTACTAA
- the LOC102616837 gene encoding 2-oxoglutarate and iron-dependent oxygenase domain-containing protein CP2-like, with amino-acid sequence MALEASIDRRNHAQSATTNGAVVLPPASYRLRLNPSSEHKPDSYDDLHQLEFTPLLFSSLERYLPPTMLSMSRDVKFQYMRDILMKYSRDGERTRVQRHKEYRQRIISNYQPLHRELFTMHAPSVLVPAFVKAVRDNTEASFRSIMAEPIPGIYTFEMLQPRFCEMLLSEVENFERWVHDTRFRIMRPNTMNKFGAVLDDFGLETMLDKLMNDFIRPISKVFFPEVGGSTLDSHHGFVVEYGMDRDVELGFHVDDSEVTLNVCLGREFSGGELFFRGVRCDKHVNTETQSEEILDYSHVPGYAVLHRGRHRHGARATTSGSRVNLLVWCRSSVFRELKKYQKECSSWCAECQREKKERQCISIAATKQELLKRIGNTSS; translated from the exons ATGGCTCTCGAAGCTTCCATAGACCGGAGAAATCACGCACAGTCCGCAACGACAAACGGGGCCGTCGTTTTGCCGCCTGCGTCGTACCGACTGAGACTGAACCCTAGCTCCGAGCACAAGCCAGATAGCTACGATGACCTTCATCAATTGGAGTTCACTCCTCTCCTCTTCAGCTCGCTTGAACGCTACTTGCCTCCTACCATGCTCTCCATGTCACGTGACGTCAAGTTCCAGTACATGCGCGATATCTTGATGAAATACTCCCGTGACGGTGAACGGACACGT GTTCAGAGGCACAAAGAGTACAGACAGAGgataatatcaaattatcaG CCTCTTCACAGGGAGCTGTTTACCATGCACGCTCCCAGTGTCCTTGTCCCCGCTTTTGTCAAAGCAGTTCGTGATAATACAGAGGCAAGTTTTAGAAGCATAATGGCTGAACCCATTCCAGGAATATATACATTTGAAATGCTTCAGCCGCGTTTCTGCGAAATGTTGCTATCCGAG GTAGAGAACTTTGAAAGATGGGTGCATGATACAAGATTCAGAATCATGCGACCAAACACAATGAACAAATTTGGTGCTGTTCTTGATGACTTTGGCCTAGAAACCATGCTGGATAAGTTGATGAATGACTTTATACGTCCTATATCCAAAG TTTTCTTTCCTGAAGTTGGTGGGTCCACATTGGATTCTCATCATGGTTTTGTTGTTGAGTATGGAATGGATCGAGATGTTGAACTTG GTTTCCATGTGGATGACTCAGAAGTCACCTTAAATGTTTGCTTGGGTAGGGAATTTTCTGGTGGTGAATTGTTCTTTCGAGGTGTCCGATGTGATAAACACGTGAATACAGAAACCCAATCAGAG GAAATTTTGGATTATTCTCATGTTCCGGGCTACGCAGTTCTTCATCGAGGTCGCCATCGGCATGGTGCTAGAGCCACCACATCAGGGAGTCGGGTCAACTTACTTGTATGGTGTAGAAG TTCCGTCTTCCGAGAGCTGAAGAAATATCAGAAAGAGTGTTCAAGTTGGTGCGCAGAGTGCCAACGAGAGAAGAAAGAGAGGCAGTGTATTTCAATTGCTGCCACCAAACAG GAACTATTGAAGAGGATTGGAAATACCAGTTCCTGA
- the LOC102616539 gene encoding E3 ubiquitin-protein ligase RHA2A codes for MGLHGQLIDLSSDSLPLLIVALIANCFGNLRSLLFSLLHSVGMTRVDPVQNNPAGPHVGSGLASLIVLAEQLNKNRAFSYKYNNNNNINKINDNCCCGQGVASSAAGSNCMVCLCTLRDGELVRKLDCRHVFHKDCLDGWLHHLNFNCPLCRSPVVSEERVWNTRRRVGGDLIQWFSLR; via the coding sequence ATGGGGCTCCACGGCCAGCTGATCGACTTGTCGTCCGATTCACTTCCACTCCTAATCGTCGCCCTCATCGCCAACTGCTTCGGCAACCTCCGCTCTCTACTCTTCAGCCTCCTCCACTCCGTGGGCATGACCCGAGTCGACCCGGTTCAGAATAACCCGGCCGGCCCACACGTCGGATCGGGTCTCGCTAGCCTCATAGTCCTCGCCGAGCAACTGAATAAAAACCGGGCCTTTTCTTATAaatacaacaacaacaacaatattaataaaattaatgacaatTGTTGCTGCGGTCAGGGGGTGGCAAGTAGCGCTGCCGGTAGTAATTGCATGGTGTGCTTGTGCACGCTAAGAGATGGCGAGCTCGTCAGGAAGCTTGATTGCCGCCACGTGTTTCACAAGGATTGCCTTGACGGCTGGCTTCATCATCTCAATTTTAACTGTCCGCTTTGCAGATCGCCGGTTGTTTCCGAAGAGCGCGTCTGGAACACGCGGAGGCGAGTCGGCGGGGATTTGATTCAGTGGTTCTCCCTGCGTTAA
- the LOC102631208 gene encoding rust resistance kinase Lr10-like, whose product MCSSSCGDVKNISYPFRLKGDPAGCGRPQLELSCESNKTIFEFNFGKYYVKRISYDKCTISVVDVNLAYGSCSFPSTSFSPPCLILKYCFYYNLNSYANYVNCSSNIVDQVSAKVPCLSNNQSNVYVYVGYDLIATSISHLPDSCAFISKVPVVLNRSVDKLSYEDLRKSLESGFDLTWSDWSWGLLMMPRYCIYNEGVGAKIICYPYHIRFPVDVLIIGRFILAPIVFLVFFIHKYRTTLQTVGNIEKFLHNHQSWMPKRYSYPEIIAMTNHFAHKGQLHTGRLIAVKMLENSKFSAEEFINEVSTIGRIHHVNVVQLLGFCSEGSKRALVYEFMPNGSLDRHIFPKESRGQSCSWEKLHEVASGTAHGIEYLHNGCDVCILHLDIKPHNILLDHNFVPNVSDFGLAKFHPKENDFVSISATRGTIGYIAPELISRNFGTVSCKSDVYGFGMVLLEMTGGRRNSNLKATRSSKAYFPSWVSDQLNKGGNLELRNVTEIESMIARKLCVIGLWCIQVKPADRPSMTKVLEMLEGSIDDLQMPPKPFFSSSRHISGREIESDSSTELLVPESIEECSFNDSYA is encoded by the exons ATgtgttcttcttcttgtggAGATGTCAAAAACATAAGCTACCCTTTTCGCCTCAAGGGCGATCCAGCTGGATGCGGTCGTCCGCAGTTAGAACTTTCTTGCGAGAGCAACAAAACCATCTTCGAATTCAATTTTGGAAAGTACTACGTGAAGAGAATTTCCTATGATAAATGTACAATCAGTGTTGTCGATGTTAACTTAGCCTATGGAAGCTGCAGCTTCCCATCCACTTCTTTTTCCCCACCTTGtctcattttaaaatattgtttttattacaatctTAATTCATACGCCAATTACGTGAATTGCTCGAGTAATATTGTTGATCAGGTGTCTGCGAAAGTTCCATGTTTGAGTAACAATCAGTCGAATGTCTATGTTTATGTTGGATATGATTTAATCGCCACCAGTATATCACATCTTCCAGACTCATGCGCCTTCATTTCAAAGGTTCCTGTAGTACTTAATAGGAGCGTGGACAAACTTTCTTATGAAGACCTCCGAAAATCGCTGGAGTCAGGGTTCGATCTTACATGGTCAGATTGGAGCTGGGGCCTCTTAATGATGCCTCGCT ATTGCATCTACAATGAAGGAGTGGGGGCAAAAATTATTTGCTACCCATATCATATAC GGTTTCCAGTTGATGTTCTGATAATTGGTAGATTTATTCTTGCTCCAATAGTCTTTCTCGTGTTCTTTATCCACAAATACAGAACGACATTGCAAACAGTTGGTAATATTGAGAAATTTCTGCACAACCATCAATCGTGGATGCCTAAAAGGTACTCTTACCCTGAGATAATTGCCATGACAAACCACTTCGCTCATAAAGGACAGCTTCATACCGGTCGCTTGATTGCTGTTAAGATGCTGGAGAACTCCAAGTTCAGTGCGGAGGAATTCATCAACGAAGTTTCAACAATAGGTAGAATTCACCACGTTAATGTGGTCCAGTTATTGGGGTTCTGTTCTGAGGGATCCAAACGCGCACTTGTCTACGAGTTTATGCCTAATGGATCACTCGATAGGCATATCTTTCCTAAGGAAAGTAGAGGCCAATCTTGTAGTTGGGAGAAACTCCACGAAGTTGCTTCAGGAACTGCCCATGGGATCGAGTATTTACACAACGGATGTGATGTCTGCATTCTTCATCTCGACATTAAGCCTCACAACATCCTGCTAGATCATAATTTTGTCCCAAACGTCTCAGATTTCGGCCTTGCAAAGTTTCATCCAAAGGAAAATGATTTTGTGTCCATCAGTGCCACAAGAGGAACCATAGGATACATAGCCCCTGAGCTGATTTCAAGGAATTTTGGAACTGTTTCTTGCAAGTCAGATGTTTACGGTTTTGGGATGGTGTTGTTGGAAATGACTGGAGGAAGAAGGAATTCTAATTTGAAAGCAACTCGTTCAAGCAAAGCATATTTCCCATCTTGGGTATCTGACCAATTAAATAAGGGAGGTAATTTAGAGCTTCGGAATGTGACTGAAATCGAGTCCATGATTGCAAGGAAACTGTGTGTGATTGGTTTATGGTGTATTCAGGTGAAGCCAGCTGATCGCCCCTCCATGACAAAAGTTTTGGAAATGTTAGAAGGGAGTATCGACGATTTGCAAATGCCTCCGAAacctttcttctcttcttctcgACATATCTCCGGAAGAGAGATTGAATCAGATTCTTCAACAGAGTTGTTAGTGCCTGAATCGATTGAGGAATGTTCTTTCAATGATAGTTATGCTTAG